In Zonotrichia albicollis isolate bZonAlb1 chromosome 36, bZonAlb1.hap1, whole genome shotgun sequence, one DNA window encodes the following:
- the LOC141726560 gene encoding olfactory receptor 14A16-like gives MISFFTHPHVKAAQISNSSSISHFLLLALADTRQLQLLHFCLLLGISLAALLGNSLIISTIACSHHLHTPMFFFLLNLALSDLGFICTTVPKAMHNSLWDTRNISYTGCATQVFLLIFFMGAELSLLTIMCYDRYVSICKPLHYGTLLSRRACAHMAAAAWASGLLYSVLHTANTFSLPLCHGNELGQFFCEIPQILKLSCSTSHLRELGLLGVSAFLVFGCSVFIVFSYVQIFRAVLRIPSEQGQHKAFSTCLPHLAVVSLFVSTALFAYLKPPSISSPSLDLALSVLYSVVPPALNPLIYSLRNQELKAAVRRLMIGWYQKD, from the coding sequence atgattaGTTTTTTCACACATCCCCATGTCAAGGCAGCGCAAAtatccaacagcagctccatcagccacttcctcctgctggcactggcagacacgcggcagctgcagctcctgcacttctgcctcttgctgggcatctccctggctgccctcctgggcaacagcctcatcatcagcaccatagcctgcagccaccatctgcacacgcccatgttcttcttcctgctcaacctggccctcagcgacctgggcttcatctgcaccactgtccccaaagccatgcacaattccctctgggacaccaggaacatctcctacactggatgtgctacCCAAGTATTTCTGCTTATCTTCTTCATGGGAGCAGAACTTtctctcctgaccatcatgtgctatgaccgctacgtgtccatctgcaaacccttgcactatgggaccctcctgAGCAGgcgagcttgtgcccacatggcagcagctgcctgggccagtggtcTTCTCTATtcagtgctgcacacagccaatacattttccctgcccctgtgccatggcaatgaactgggccagttcttctgtgaaatcccacagatcctcaagctctcctgctccacatCCCACCTCAGGGAACTGGGGCTTCTCGGTGTTAGTGCCTTTTTGGTGTTTGGTTGCTctgtgttcattgttttttcctatgtgcagatcttcagggctgtgctgaggatcccctctgagcagggacagcacaaagccttttccacctgcctccctcacctggctgtcgTCTCCCTCTTTGTAAGCACCGCATTGTtcgcctacctgaagcccccctccatctcctccccatccctggatctggccctgtcagttctgtactcggtggtgcctccagccctgaacccacTCATCTACAGcttgaggaaccaggagctcaaggctgcagtgagaaGACTGATGATTGGATGGTATCAGAAAGATTAA